From Cytobacillus sp. IB215665, the proteins below share one genomic window:
- a CDS encoding lysine N(6)-hydroxylase/L-ornithine N(5)-oxygenase family protein, whose product MEEVVMKEEVNEIIDNMPVVDIAGIGFGPSNLALAIALEESNSNFTSVFFEGKDHFAWHPNMLIEGMQLQVSFLKDLVTLRNPQSYFSFLNYLKIQNRLNDFINLRDFYPTRLEYNDYFRWAAGHFANQVHYGTKVSRIEPYGEEKNHRIKYIKMTSENLKTGDVTEFLAKNIIVATGGKPNVPEHLEINSHKVIHSNQFLYKLKENYPDTNKPYRFVVVGSGQSAAEIFYYLMNHYKNAHVTAAFKNYAYRQTDDSPFVNELYHHSMVDFLNNLTPEQRSSFLEEHQNTNYAVVDAQLIKDIYKMIYIQKLSGSNRCEIKPFMDLKNIVEKGEDLVGEFLNMKNELEEIPADGIFLATGYQRKIPSLIDGITEYMEKDEKGQVKVDRDHKLVVKDSLSPSIYVQGFNEQNNGLSDTLLSILPFRTGEILKSLQLNSFVE is encoded by the coding sequence GTGGAAGAGGTTGTCATGAAAGAGGAAGTAAATGAAATAATTGATAATATGCCTGTTGTTGATATTGCAGGAATAGGTTTTGGGCCATCAAACCTTGCTTTAGCTATAGCACTTGAGGAGTCTAATAGCAATTTTACTAGTGTATTTTTTGAAGGTAAAGATCATTTTGCATGGCACCCTAATATGTTAATAGAAGGAATGCAGCTACAAGTTTCTTTTTTAAAGGATCTAGTAACTTTAAGAAATCCACAAAGTTATTTTTCATTTTTAAACTATTTAAAAATACAAAATCGTTTAAATGATTTTATTAATTTACGAGATTTTTACCCAACAAGGTTAGAATATAATGATTATTTTCGTTGGGCAGCAGGTCATTTTGCTAATCAAGTACACTATGGAACAAAAGTCAGTAGAATTGAGCCGTATGGTGAAGAAAAAAATCATAGAATTAAATATATTAAAATGACTTCAGAAAACTTAAAGACTGGAGATGTTACAGAGTTTTTAGCGAAAAATATTATAGTTGCTACTGGTGGTAAACCAAACGTTCCAGAACATCTCGAGATAAACTCTCATAAAGTTATTCATTCAAACCAGTTTCTTTATAAACTAAAAGAAAACTATCCAGATACGAATAAGCCATATCGTTTTGTAGTAGTGGGATCTGGTCAAAGTGCAGCAGAAATCTTTTATTATTTAATGAATCATTATAAAAATGCCCATGTAACTGCTGCTTTTAAAAACTATGCATATAGGCAAACAGATGATAGCCCTTTTGTAAACGAGTTATACCATCATTCAATGGTAGATTTTCTTAACAATTTAACACCTGAGCAAAGATCATCTTTTTTAGAAGAACATCAAAATACGAATTATGCTGTAGTAGATGCGCAATTAATTAAGGATATTTATAAAATGATATATATTCAAAAATTATCTGGTTCAAACAGATGTGAAATAAAACCATTTATGGATTTGAAAAATATTGTTGAAAAGGGCGAGGATCTAGTTGGTGAGTTTTTAAATATGAAAAATGAACTTGAAGAGATACCAGCTGATGGCATATTTTTAGCAACTGGCTATCAAAGAAAAATTCCATCACTAATAGATGGTATCACTGAATATATGGAAAAAGACGAGAAAGGCCAAGTCAAGGTAGATAGAGATCATAAATTAGTTGTTAAAGACTCCTTGTCACCATCAATTTATGTGCAGGGTTTTAATGAACAAAATAATGGTTTAAGTGACACATTATTATCAATTTTACCTTTTAGAACTGGTGAAATATTAAAGAGTTTACAGCTTAATAGTTTTGTAGAATAA
- a CDS encoding M20 family metallopeptidase: MERLYELLKNHYDEMVEIRRHLHQHPELSFKEVTTPAYIADYHKLLGHEVRTEVGGRGVVATLRGGQPGKTVALRADFDALAIHEENDIEYKSKVDGVMHACGHDGHTATLLVLAKVFNMMKEELQGGIVFIHQHAEEVAPGGAIDMINDGCLDGVDVIFGTHLWATAPVGQISCREGALMAAADRFEITVQGKGGHGAEPHLTKDSVVIGAQLVTNLQQIVSRRVDPLQSAVISVGSFEASNPFNVISDSAVLIGTARSFDETVRDLIEQELERVVKGTCLSSGADYTFNFTRGYPPVINHQAEAQYLMDIAKNIPGVDEVITCEPSMGGEDFAYYLQHVQGAFFFTGAKSPTWEKAYPHHHPKFNIDEEAMLIAAKTLGAVTVSYLEQYATINA; the protein is encoded by the coding sequence ATGGAAAGGTTATATGAACTTCTAAAAAATCATTATGATGAGATGGTGGAAATCCGGAGACATTTACATCAGCACCCTGAGCTTTCTTTTAAAGAAGTAACAACGCCTGCATACATTGCCGATTATCATAAGCTCTTAGGCCATGAGGTTAGAACAGAAGTAGGAGGACGTGGAGTTGTTGCTACGTTACGAGGTGGTCAACCTGGCAAGACAGTAGCACTTCGAGCTGATTTTGATGCATTAGCAATCCATGAAGAAAATGATATCGAATATAAGTCAAAGGTTGATGGAGTAATGCATGCTTGCGGACATGATGGTCATACTGCGACATTGTTAGTATTAGCTAAGGTGTTTAATATGATGAAGGAAGAGTTGCAAGGAGGTATCGTCTTTATTCATCAACACGCAGAAGAGGTAGCTCCAGGTGGGGCGATTGACATGATTAATGATGGCTGCCTTGATGGTGTTGACGTAATTTTTGGAACACACTTATGGGCAACTGCACCTGTGGGACAGATTTCATGTAGGGAAGGTGCACTCATGGCTGCGGCCGATAGATTTGAAATTACTGTACAAGGTAAAGGAGGTCATGGGGCAGAGCCTCACCTTACAAAAGACTCAGTAGTTATAGGAGCACAACTTGTTACAAATCTACAGCAAATTGTTTCTAGAAGAGTAGACCCTTTACAATCAGCAGTAATTTCTGTAGGGTCTTTTGAGGCGAGTAATCCATTTAACGTCATTTCAGATTCTGCTGTTCTAATTGGTACAGCCCGATCATTTGATGAGACAGTGAGAGATCTAATTGAACAAGAGTTAGAGAGGGTCGTCAAAGGAACATGCCTTTCTTCTGGTGCGGATTATACCTTTAACTTTACAAGAGGTTACCCTCCTGTAATTAATCATCAAGCTGAAGCTCAGTATTTAATGGATATTGCGAAAAATATACCTGGTGTAGATGAAGTTATTACGTGTGAACCTTCTATGGGAGGAGAGGACTTCGCGTATTATCTTCAACATGTACAAGGCGCATTCTTTTTCACAGGAGCAAAGAGCCCTACATGGGAAAAAGCTTATCCTCATCACCACCCTAAGTTTAATATTGATGAAGAGGCTATGTTAATTGCTGCCAAAACACTAGGAGCAGTGACTGTATCTTACCTTGAGCAATATGCTACCATAAACGCATAA
- a CDS encoding L-threonine 3-dehydrogenase, which produces MKKIMVTGALGQIGSELVMKMRDIYGPNNVIATDIRNIDSEVVHSGPFEILDVTDDKKMYDLAKGYEVDTIIHLAALLSATAESKPLLAWNLNMGGLVNALEVARELECQFFTPSSIGAFGPNTPKEQTPQDTIQRPTTMYGVNKVSGELLCDYYNHKFAVDTRGLRFPGLVSYMTPPGGGTTDYAVDIYYQAIEKKQYTSFINKGTYMDMMYMTDAVHAIIALMEADPTRLKHRNSFNVSAMSIAPEDLEIAIQQHIPEFKLYYDVDPVRQSIADSWPNAIDCSAAKDEWDFSVNYDLEKMTVDMLEKLKKKQVVNV; this is translated from the coding sequence ATGAAAAAAATCATGGTTACTGGTGCATTAGGTCAAATCGGTTCCGAGTTAGTCATGAAAATGCGCGATATTTATGGACCGAACAACGTCATTGCAACCGATATAAGAAATATTGATAGTGAAGTGGTACACTCAGGTCCATTTGAGATTCTTGATGTAACAGACGATAAGAAAATGTATGATTTAGCTAAAGGTTATGAAGTAGATACGATTATTCACTTGGCAGCTTTGCTGTCAGCTACTGCTGAATCAAAGCCATTACTTGCTTGGAATCTTAATATGGGAGGGCTTGTTAATGCTTTAGAAGTAGCTAGGGAACTAGAGTGTCAATTTTTCACTCCAAGCTCAATTGGTGCTTTCGGACCGAACACACCAAAAGAACAAACACCACAAGATACCATTCAAAGACCAACAACAATGTATGGTGTGAATAAAGTATCTGGTGAATTGTTATGTGATTATTATAATCATAAGTTTGCGGTTGATACGAGAGGCCTACGTTTTCCAGGGTTAGTTTCTTATATGACTCCACCTGGGGGAGGAACAACTGATTATGCAGTAGATATTTACTATCAAGCAATTGAAAAGAAGCAATATACTTCATTTATTAATAAAGGAACATATATGGATATGATGTATATGACAGATGCTGTTCATGCAATTATTGCATTAATGGAGGCCGATCCAACACGTCTTAAGCATCGAAATTCTTTTAATGTATCTGCAATGAGCATTGCACCTGAGGATCTAGAGATAGCTATTCAACAACATATTCCAGAATTCAAGCTATACTACGATGTTGATCCTGTCAGACAATCAATAGCAGATAGTTGGCCTAATGCCATAGATTGCTCGGCTGCTAAGGATGAGTGGGATTTCAGTGTGAATTATGACTTAGAAAAAATGACAGTAGATATGTTGGAAAAGCTAAAAAAAAAGCAAGTAGTTAACGTGTAA
- a CDS encoding FAD-binding oxidoreductase — protein sequence MERDVVIIGGGVIGASILYYLSKNGYNNAALIEKNHFACGSTAKSGGFIRVYHSNPLLTEMSMESFSSFKNFEKEIGRSCGYVKTGLLHLIPDNQVTYMLDEVKKLQQQYEYSIEALTINEAKKLFPSLAFDGVGAVAYEPEGGFADPVLTTKAWIDAARSFGAIAMEGTEVTDIVLDNKKVVGVNTTAGFIQAKAVILATGAWSSNFIHQLQLNYSIRSKSIQIQFVKRPEEALIPPAFIDNTTELFSRPDTHDLVLVGYPTNQWDINPDDVHAMDYDETLKVNQIAKKRFQWFDNSTFSGGRLSFDGYTNNEVGILEEVSGLKGLIISAGWSGGGYKLSPAVGQRTVELIKEMEQ from the coding sequence ATGGAAAGAGACGTAGTTATAATTGGTGGAGGAGTCATTGGTGCATCCATATTATATTATTTATCGAAAAATGGATATAATAATGCTGCATTAATAGAGAAAAATCATTTTGCTTGCGGTTCAACTGCAAAATCTGGTGGATTCATAAGAGTCTACCACTCTAATCCACTTTTAACGGAGATGTCGATGGAAAGCTTTTCATCTTTCAAAAACTTTGAAAAAGAAATAGGTAGGTCCTGTGGTTACGTAAAAACAGGATTGCTACATTTAATACCTGACAATCAAGTTACCTACATGTTAGATGAAGTAAAAAAGTTACAACAACAATATGAATATTCAATTGAAGCTTTAACAATAAATGAAGCCAAAAAGCTGTTCCCCTCTCTTGCGTTTGATGGAGTCGGGGCAGTTGCCTATGAACCAGAAGGTGGATTCGCAGATCCAGTTCTAACAACAAAAGCTTGGATTGATGCGGCTAGATCTTTCGGAGCAATAGCAATGGAAGGCACAGAAGTCACAGATATAGTACTTGATAATAAGAAAGTAGTAGGAGTCAACACGACAGCGGGTTTTATCCAAGCTAAGGCAGTTATTCTAGCTACTGGTGCTTGGAGTTCAAATTTTATACATCAGCTTCAACTAAACTATTCAATTCGGAGTAAAAGTATTCAAATCCAATTTGTTAAGAGACCTGAAGAAGCATTGATACCACCAGCTTTCATTGATAATACGACAGAGTTATTTAGTAGACCAGATACTCATGATCTTGTACTAGTTGGTTATCCAACAAATCAGTGGGATATAAACCCCGATGATGTACATGCAATGGATTATGATGAAACATTAAAGGTAAATCAGATCGCTAAGAAGCGTTTTCAATGGTTTGACAACAGCACATTTTCTGGTGGAAGGTTAAGTTTTGATGGTTATACAAATAATGAAGTAGGAATTTTGGAGGAAGTATCTGGGTTAAAAGGCTTGATAATATCAGCTGGATGGAGTGGGGGAGGGTATAAACTTTCCCCAGCAGTAGGACAAAGAACAGTTGAACTCATTAAAGAAATGGAACAATAA
- the galU gene encoding UTP--glucose-1-phosphate uridylyltransferase GalU, giving the protein MKTVKKAIIPAAGLGTRFLPATKAMPKEMLPIVDKPTIQYIVEEAVASGIEDIMIVTGKGKRAIEDHFDTAFELEQSLIEKEKYDLLHKVQAASNIANIHYIRQKEPKGLGHAIWSARKFINDEPFAVLLGDDIVVSDPPCLRQLINEYEETEAPIIGVQQVQEHETEKYGIINPIEKNGRRYQVSEFIEKPKQGTAPSNLAIMGRYILTPQIFRFLDKQEVGAGGEIQLTDAIQKLNEIQRVFAYDFDGVRYDVGEKLGFIQTTLEFSMKNEEIKSAVIRIMEDLLQREKVKPQA; this is encoded by the coding sequence ATGAAAACTGTAAAAAAAGCAATTATTCCTGCCGCAGGCTTAGGTACTAGGTTTCTACCAGCAACAAAAGCAATGCCTAAAGAAATGCTTCCAATTGTAGATAAGCCTACTATCCAATACATTGTGGAAGAGGCAGTTGCTTCAGGTATTGAGGATATTATGATTGTCACTGGAAAGGGTAAACGTGCAATTGAAGACCATTTTGATACAGCTTTTGAGTTAGAACAGAGCTTAATAGAGAAGGAAAAATATGACCTGCTTCATAAAGTTCAAGCAGCATCTAATATAGCTAATATTCATTACATTAGGCAAAAAGAACCAAAGGGTTTAGGACATGCCATTTGGAGTGCAAGGAAGTTTATTAATGATGAACCATTTGCTGTTTTGTTAGGTGATGACATTGTCGTATCAGATCCACCTTGCTTAAGGCAGTTAATTAATGAATATGAGGAAACAGAAGCACCAATTATAGGCGTACAACAAGTACAAGAGCATGAGACTGAAAAATATGGAATTATAAATCCTATAGAAAAAAATGGACGACGTTATCAAGTTAGTGAATTTATTGAAAAACCAAAGCAAGGTACAGCTCCGTCAAATTTAGCAATAATGGGTCGCTATATATTAACACCACAAATATTTCGATTTTTGGATAAGCAGGAAGTAGGGGCTGGGGGCGAAATACAGTTGACTGATGCCATTCAAAAGTTAAATGAAATACAACGTGTTTTTGCTTATGATTTTGACGGTGTGAGATATGATGTAGGTGAAAAATTAGGTTTTATTCAAACGACGTTAGAGTTTTCTATGAAAAATGAAGAGATAAAATCCGCCGTTATTCGTATAATGGAAGATTTACTTCAGAGGGAAAAAGTAAAACCTCAAGCCTAA
- a CDS encoding class I tRNA ligase family protein: MNIQKLNENEFAHEYGILCKRIAAWENVPDPPFGSAYCVIKPGHSSEPHNHHEGELFYILDGCGVIEVDDEIAEVESGDVIYLNAFSTHSLRNNTKHKDLTFLAVWWEDSKLLEEAFDTGPHNNAHKTLITAPPPTPNGDLHLGHLSGPYLGADIYNRFLKLQELKSHYISGTDDFQSYVPLKADQLKRSPKDVADSFGKVIEDTFSLASIKMDYFYRPNHSVEYKNFIQQFFMKLYNQGKLIEKKVPSLFCEFCNCYLYGAHVKGNCPHCLESSDGNGCEKCGQPNDCTDMVDVKCKQCDHTPTIKMTKHLYFPLQNYNNQLREYYQKVTMGSHLRSLCEKLLLEGLPDIRITHISDWGIPVPLDTYNDQILYVWFEMAPGYLAATDQCLKQYETNDGWKTIWKNDQSKNIQFFGFDNGFYYAVLIPALHMAFDSDMHLPEVFVTNEFLQLDNLKFSTSRGHAIWGQEIFRGIPTDQVRFFLSYIRPENRQTNFSLSEFEHTNEQVLMNEWQNWLQHLLDKVNYRYGGITPHVGNWSDRHLSFYEMIKATVAEVTKAYEAESFSPQQVTRLLNEFVRKSSAFGESEQYLGDITSLIDDYRTSISLELTSAKHLAILIAPIMPQFSQLLWKCLGINEPIKWEYNPTLIEGNLRISSSQETFFLPIKECLRELGVK, encoded by the coding sequence TTGAATATACAAAAGCTTAACGAAAATGAGTTTGCTCACGAGTATGGCATACTTTGTAAGAGAATCGCTGCTTGGGAGAATGTTCCTGATCCTCCTTTTGGTTCTGCATATTGTGTTATTAAACCAGGCCATTCTTCTGAACCACATAATCACCATGAAGGCGAATTATTTTATATATTAGATGGTTGCGGAGTTATTGAAGTTGATGATGAGATAGCAGAAGTTGAGAGTGGGGACGTCATTTATTTAAATGCTTTTAGTACGCACTCTTTAAGAAATAATACGAAACATAAAGATTTAACATTTTTGGCAGTATGGTGGGAAGATAGTAAACTACTAGAGGAAGCGTTCGATACAGGTCCTCATAATAATGCGCATAAGACGTTAATTACTGCCCCTCCACCAACACCTAATGGAGATTTACACCTTGGTCATTTATCTGGTCCGTATTTAGGCGCAGATATTTATAATCGATTTTTGAAGCTACAAGAACTTAAGAGCCATTATATAAGCGGGACAGATGACTTTCAAAGTTATGTTCCCCTTAAAGCAGACCAGCTCAAAAGATCCCCAAAAGATGTAGCTGATTCTTTTGGGAAGGTTATAGAAGATACTTTTTCTTTAGCATCGATAAAAATGGATTATTTTTACCGACCAAACCATTCTGTTGAATATAAAAATTTTATCCAACAATTTTTTATGAAACTATATAACCAAGGTAAGTTAATTGAAAAGAAAGTACCATCCTTATTTTGTGAATTTTGTAATTGTTATTTATATGGTGCTCATGTCAAGGGGAATTGTCCTCATTGTTTAGAAAGCAGTGATGGAAATGGGTGTGAAAAGTGTGGTCAACCGAATGATTGTACAGATATGGTTGATGTAAAGTGTAAGCAGTGTGATCATACTCCAACAATAAAAATGACAAAGCATTTATATTTTCCTCTTCAAAATTATAATAATCAGCTACGTGAGTACTATCAAAAAGTTACGATGGGTTCACATCTACGTTCGCTTTGTGAAAAGCTATTATTAGAGGGGTTACCAGACATTCGAATCACCCATATTTCAGATTGGGGAATACCAGTACCGTTGGATACGTATAATGATCAAATTTTGTACGTTTGGTTTGAAATGGCACCAGGTTATTTGGCTGCAACCGATCAATGCTTAAAGCAATATGAGACAAATGACGGTTGGAAAACGATATGGAAAAATGATCAATCGAAAAATATACAATTTTTTGGATTTGATAATGGTTTCTATTATGCAGTTCTTATTCCAGCGTTACATATGGCATTTGATTCTGACATGCATTTACCTGAAGTTTTTGTAACGAATGAATTTTTACAATTAGATAATTTAAAGTTTTCTACGAGTAGGGGTCACGCTATTTGGGGTCAGGAAATTTTTAGAGGAATTCCAACTGACCAAGTCCGCTTTTTTCTTTCTTACATTCGTCCAGAAAATAGACAAACAAATTTCTCTTTATCAGAATTTGAGCACACGAATGAACAAGTGTTAATGAATGAATGGCAAAATTGGTTGCAACACTTATTAGATAAAGTAAATTACCGATACGGAGGAATAACTCCACACGTAGGTAATTGGTCAGATAGGCATCTATCTTTTTATGAAATGATAAAAGCCACTGTCGCTGAAGTAACAAAGGCATATGAAGCAGAAAGCTTCTCACCACAGCAAGTTACTAGATTATTAAATGAGTTTGTTCGTAAATCCTCAGCTTTTGGTGAATCCGAGCAATATTTAGGTGATATTACCTCACTAATTGATGATTATCGAACAAGTATATCGCTAGAACTGACATCGGCAAAACATTTAGCAATATTAATTGCGCCAATTATGCCACAGTTTTCACAGTTACTGTGGAAATGCCTAGGAATAAACGAACCAATCAAATGGGAATATAATCCAACATTAATAGAAGGTAATTTACGAATCTCTAGTTCCCAGGAAACATTTTTTCTCCCTATTAAAGAATGCCTACGAGAATTAGGGGTGAAGTAA
- a CDS encoding DUF350 domain-containing protein, translating to MNLYLNFLAYAGTALLMLIIGLIVFELTTKNEKFKMIGQGNRAAAMVIGGKLLGIAFVIGSAMEYSISIIDMIIWGSIGILAQIIASILAEVVTIRFSIKEAIDKDNRAVGTFLLLMSLAIGWVISKALTY from the coding sequence ATGAATTTATACTTAAATTTTCTAGCTTATGCTGGTACTGCACTATTGATGTTAATTATTGGACTTATTGTTTTTGAACTAACGACAAAGAATGAAAAATTCAAAATGATAGGACAGGGGAACAGAGCGGCAGCTATGGTCATTGGTGGTAAGCTCCTTGGTATCGCCTTCGTCATTGGGTCGGCAATGGAATACTCGATCTCTATCATTGACATGATCATTTGGGGTTCAATCGGAATACTTGCACAAATCATTGCTTCCATTTTAGCTGAAGTTGTGACGATTCGATTTAGTATTAAAGAAGCAATTGATAAAGATAACCGTGCGGTAGGTACATTCTTATTATTAATGTCATTAGCAATAGGCTGGGTCATCTCCAAAGCCCTAACTTATTAA